From Streptomyces sp. NBC_00370, a single genomic window includes:
- a CDS encoding alanine racemase, with protein MALSLYVDTARWRAHQKSVIEQFPGLVPVCKGNGYGFGHERLSDETTRFESDMLAVGTIYEAARIKDWFSGDLLVLTPFRRGEEPVPLPDRVIRSVSSVDGVFALVGARVVIECMSSMKRHGVKEEELGQLHAAIEDVRLEGFALHLPLDRTDGSDAVEEVIGWMDRLRAARLPLHTMFVSHLRAEELARLQQQFPQTRFRARIGTRLWLGDDEATEYRGAVLDVTKVVKGDRFGYRQQKAAADGWLVVVAGGTSHGVGLEAPKALHGVMPRAKGVARAGLATVNRNLSPFVWAGKQRWFAEPPHMQVSILFVPADAEEPRVGDELVAHLRHTTTQFDRIVDR; from the coding sequence ATGGCGCTCTCCCTCTACGTCGACACCGCGCGCTGGCGGGCGCACCAGAAGTCGGTCATCGAGCAGTTCCCGGGGCTGGTCCCGGTCTGCAAGGGCAACGGCTACGGCTTCGGCCACGAGCGGCTCTCCGACGAGACGACCCGCTTCGAATCCGACATGCTCGCCGTCGGGACCATCTACGAGGCCGCCCGTATCAAGGACTGGTTCAGCGGCGACCTGCTGGTACTGACGCCGTTCCGGCGCGGCGAGGAACCGGTGCCGCTGCCCGACCGGGTCATCCGTTCCGTGTCCTCGGTGGACGGGGTGTTCGCCCTGGTGGGCGCCCGCGTCGTGATCGAGTGCATGTCCTCCATGAAGCGCCACGGCGTCAAGGAGGAGGAGCTCGGCCAGCTGCACGCCGCCATCGAGGACGTACGCCTGGAGGGCTTCGCCCTGCACCTGCCGCTGGACCGCACGGACGGCTCCGACGCGGTGGAGGAGGTCATCGGGTGGATGGACCGGCTGCGCGCCGCGCGGCTGCCCCTGCACACGATGTTCGTCAGCCATCTGCGCGCCGAGGAGCTGGCCCGGCTGCAGCAGCAGTTCCCGCAGACGCGGTTCCGCGCGCGTATCGGCACCCGGCTGTGGCTGGGCGACGACGAGGCGACGGAGTACCGCGGCGCCGTCCTCGACGTCACGAAGGTGGTCAAGGGCGACCGGTTCGGCTACCGCCAGCAGAAGGCGGCCGCGGACGGCTGGCTCGTGGTGGTGGCGGGCGGCACGTCGCACGGGGTCGGTCTGGAGGCCCCGAAGGCCCTGCACGGTGTGATGCCCCGTGCGAAGGGTGTGGCGCGGGCGGGTCTCGCGACGGTCAACCGCAATCTGTCGCCGTTCGTGTGGGCGGGCAAGCAGCGCTGGTTCGCCGAGCCGCCGCACATGCAGGTGTCCATCCTGTTCGTACCGGCCGACGCCGAGGAGCCCCGGGTGGGTGACGAGCTGGTGGCGCATCTGCGGCACACGACGACCCAGTTCGACCGGATCGTCGACCGCTGA